A window of the Butyricimonas virosa genome harbors these coding sequences:
- a CDS encoding protein-disulfide reductase DsbD domain-containing protein gives MKRLLILTAILTLMVGAANSQVLKPVKWQISFKKVSEGVYDIICKATVESGWHLYDTKLPENGPLPTTFNIDEDETKDIELVGEFKATTEPKTEKSEAFNMELKYFEGTVTFVQRVKLKGDKAKLVGYVEYMACSGGQCIPPAEEEFEFELTK, from the coding sequence ATGAAAAGACTATTAATTCTTACAGCAATATTAACCTTAATGGTTGGGGCTGCAAATTCACAGGTATTAAAACCAGTGAAATGGCAAATTTCTTTCAAGAAAGTAAGCGAAGGTGTTTATGACATCATCTGTAAAGCTACTGTTGAAAGCGGTTGGCATCTGTATGACACCAAATTACCGGAGAACGGACCTCTTCCTACAACTTTCAATATAGATGAAGATGAGACAAAAGACATTGAATTAGTAGGAGAATTTAAAGCAACCACAGAACCTAAAACAGAAAAGAGCGAAGCCTTCAATATGGAATTGAAATATTTCGAAGGAACCGTGACTTTCGTACAACGGGTAAAACTGAAAGGAGACAAAGCTAAATTAGTAGGCTATGTGGAATATATGGCTTGCTCCGGCGGACAATGTATCCCTCCTGCCGAAGAAGAATTTGAATTCGAATTAACGAAATAA
- the rimP gene encoding ribosome assembly cofactor RimP, with the protein MKSTEEIKDIIETILQGTDLFLVDLKVSPDNSIEVYIDSLKGINVDSCVTLSKQLDAKLDRDTEDFELTVSSAGIGYPFKVTQQYEKNLGNQVEVKLQNGGKLQGTLKSHSITGIVIECEEKVAVEGKKKKSIVKVEKEIHFTDIKEVKDIVVF; encoded by the coding sequence ATGAAAAGTACAGAGGAAATAAAAGACATTATCGAAACAATACTGCAGGGGACAGATTTGTTTCTGGTGGACTTGAAAGTATCTCCGGACAACTCGATCGAGGTCTACATCGACTCCCTGAAGGGCATTAACGTGGATTCCTGCGTGACCCTCAGCAAACAATTGGACGCAAAACTGGATCGAGATACCGAGGATTTCGAGTTAACCGTTTCGAGTGCCGGAATTGGTTACCCCTTCAAAGTAACCCAGCAATACGAGAAAAACCTGGGAAACCAAGTGGAGGTGAAACTGCAAAACGGGGGAAAATTACAGGGAACCTTAAAATCCCATTCCATCACGGGAATCGTAATTGAATGTGAAGAAAAAGTGGCCGTGGAAGGGAAGAAGAAGAAAAGCATCGTCAAAGTGGAGAAAGAGATTCATTTTACAGACATAAAGGAGGTTAAAGATATTGTTGTTTTCTAA
- a CDS encoding CapA family protein → MHYNRILLFCIVFLLFTSCKEKKPPVQTDYSLKLPHPSQTLTLLFCGDIIQHLPQIYSAHEPSEKDYKYQKCFKYIAPYWADADFVIANLETTLGNKDFSGYPRFCSPWQIARDLHQLGVTTFVTANNHSCDQLGKGITNTIYYLDSLGIPHTGTFTDTLNYKKRHPLYLQKDSFKIALLNYTYGTNGLPVPKGFVVPHIDTTAIKQDIQLAHRDTATNIIAFMHWGYEYHNFPNKEQRALSKWLHEQGADMVIGSHPHVVQPIEYYTSNKDTLGVTVFSLGNFISNQSQQGTEGGICIRVTLTKPRNYPVRYQMEPIKFYMYRPYEEGRRRYYVVPENLADSIMKDFHLMKSKNFFKKTDSILKSTKTFSF, encoded by the coding sequence ATGCACTACAACCGAATTCTTTTGTTCTGTATCGTCTTCCTGTTGTTCACGTCTTGCAAAGAGAAGAAACCACCCGTACAAACCGATTACTCGCTGAAATTGCCCCACCCATCACAAACGCTAACCCTCTTGTTTTGCGGGGACATCATCCAACACCTTCCGCAGATATATAGCGCACACGAACCATCGGAAAAAGACTACAAGTACCAAAAATGTTTCAAGTACATCGCTCCTTACTGGGCAGATGCCGATTTCGTCATTGCCAATCTGGAAACGACCTTGGGGAATAAAGACTTTTCCGGTTATCCCCGATTTTGCTCTCCCTGGCAAATCGCACGAGACCTCCATCAACTGGGAGTAACAACATTTGTTACCGCCAACAACCATAGTTGTGACCAACTCGGGAAAGGGATCACTAATACCATCTATTATTTGGACTCATTAGGAATCCCACACACAGGAACATTCACAGATACCCTCAATTACAAAAAGAGGCACCCGCTCTATCTTCAGAAAGACAGTTTCAAAATAGCACTACTCAACTACACGTACGGGACAAATGGCCTCCCCGTTCCGAAAGGTTTTGTCGTCCCGCACATTGACACAACCGCCATAAAACAAGACATTCAACTGGCCCACCGAGACACGGCCACCAACATTATAGCCTTCATGCACTGGGGGTATGAATACCATAACTTTCCAAACAAAGAACAGCGGGCATTAAGTAAATGGTTGCATGAACAAGGAGCTGATATGGTTATCGGTTCACATCCCCACGTGGTCCAGCCGATAGAATATTATACCTCGAACAAAGATACACTAGGCGTTACCGTTTTCTCTCTAGGTAACTTTATTTCCAACCAATCCCAACAGGGAACAGAAGGAGGAATATGTATTCGAGTAACTTTAACGAAACCCCGGAACTATCCTGTACGTTATCAGATGGAGCCGATTAAATTTTACATGTACCGTCCCTACGAGGAAGGGAGGCGGCGTTATTACGTGGTTCCGGAAAATTTGGCTGATAGTATTATGAAAGATTTCCACCTGATGAAGAGTAAAAACTTCTTCAAGAAAACGGATTCCATACTGAAATCAACCAAAACTTTTAGTTTTTAG
- a CDS encoding methylglyoxal synthase — protein sequence MKLAVIAHDGKKADMVAFLNRHYEFMHSANIEIIATGTTGKHAQAAGLKVERLLSGPLGGDAQIAAQVAEHKVQMVLFFRDPLGKHPHEPDVQMLMRVCDVHNVPLATNPASAELMLKGFEKQMQK from the coding sequence ATGAAACTAGCAGTAATCGCACATGACGGGAAAAAAGCAGATATGGTTGCTTTCCTGAACAGACATTATGAATTCATGCACTCGGCAAACATAGAGATCATTGCTACCGGGACTACCGGAAAACACGCACAGGCTGCCGGGTTAAAAGTTGAACGCCTTCTTTCCGGTCCACTCGGGGGAGATGCCCAAATTGCAGCACAAGTGGCAGAACATAAAGTACAAATGGTGCTATTCTTCCGAGACCCGCTTGGGAAACACCCTCACGAACCGGACGTACAAATGTTAATGCGCGTATGTGACGTTCACAATGTTCCATTAGCAACGAACCCAGCATCTGCGGAATTGATGCTGAAAGGTTTCGAGAAACAGATGCAGAAATAG
- the nusA gene encoding transcription termination factor NusA produces MEAINLIDSFAEFKELKNIDRATLMRVLEDIFRNMLIKRYGTDENFDIIINIDKGDLEIWRNRIVVEDDAFENPNTQISLTEAKKIDADYEVGEEVTDEVKFKDFGRRSVLALRQNLSARILELEKDHIFTKYKEKVGQIVTGEVYQVWKKEILVLDDEGNELILPKQEQIPSDFFKKGDTIRAVVIRVEMKNASPYIILSRTSPVFLERLFENEVPEIFDGLITIKNVVRVPGERAKVAVESYDDRIDPVGACVGMKGSRIHGIVRELRNENIDVINYTNNIQLYITRALNPAKINKIEMDEENKRANVYLNPEEVSLAIGKGGLNIKLASQLTGYEIDVYRELETAEEEDVNLEEFSDEIEPWVIEELKRVGCDTAKSVLELSESELESRTDLEIETIRDVLKILRAEFE; encoded by the coding sequence ATGGAAGCCATTAATTTGATAGATTCATTCGCAGAATTTAAAGAGCTTAAAAATATTGACAGGGCAACCTTGATGAGAGTATTGGAAGATATTTTCAGAAACATGCTTATCAAGCGTTACGGGACGGACGAGAATTTTGACATCATTATAAACATCGACAAGGGAGACTTGGAAATCTGGAGAAACCGTATCGTGGTGGAAGACGATGCCTTCGAAAACCCGAATACCCAAATTTCCCTGACAGAAGCAAAGAAAATCGATGCCGACTACGAGGTGGGAGAAGAAGTGACCGACGAGGTGAAATTCAAAGATTTCGGACGCCGTTCCGTGCTGGCTTTAAGACAAAACCTTTCAGCCCGGATTCTTGAACTGGAGAAAGATCACATCTTCACCAAATACAAAGAGAAAGTGGGCCAGATCGTGACCGGAGAGGTTTACCAAGTATGGAAAAAAGAGATTTTGGTTCTGGATGACGAAGGCAACGAGTTGATCCTCCCGAAACAGGAACAAATCCCCAGTGATTTCTTCAAGAAAGGAGATACCATCCGGGCCGTCGTTATTCGTGTGGAAATGAAAAACGCCTCCCCGTACATCATCCTTTCCCGTACATCACCCGTATTCCTTGAAAGATTGTTCGAGAACGAGGTTCCGGAAATATTTGATGGCTTAATTACGATTAAAAACGTGGTACGTGTTCCGGGAGAACGCGCCAAAGTGGCCGTTGAATCATACGATGACCGTATCGACCCGGTGGGTGCTTGTGTCGGAATGAAAGGTTCACGTATACATGGAATCGTCCGGGAACTGAGAAACGAAAATATAGACGTGATTAACTACACGAACAACATCCAACTATACATCACCCGCGCATTGAATCCAGCCAAGATCAACAAGATTGAAATGGACGAGGAAAACAAGAGAGCGAACGTTTACCTGAACCCGGAGGAAGTTTCCTTGGCCATCGGTAAAGGCGGTTTGAATATCAAACTGGCCAGCCAGCTCACGGGCTACGAGATCGATGTTTATCGTGAACTTGAAACCGCAGAAGAAGAAGACGTTAACCTGGAAGAATTCTCCGACGAGATCGAACCATGGGTAATCGAGGAACTGAAACGCGTGGGTTGTGACACGGCAAAGAGCGTGTTAGAGTTAAGTGAATCAGAATTAGAGAGCAGGACTGATCTTGAGATAGAGACCATCAGGGATGTTCTCAAAATATTAAGAGCCGAATTTGAATAA
- the infB gene encoding translation initiation factor IF-2: MAVRLSKVAREFNVGLSTIVDYLQEKGIKISSDPNAKLTDDQYSLVAKEFSTDSEAKKESNRVDLKNTRLKKETVTIDNMNNGTEEHAPEFISIKDEIKLENKIKVVDHIDLNRLNKQQKPEEKVEEIKEVKIEEKKEEKPAEPQVKETPVVAQKQEREETQAPVARTPKTIIKQPKVETRQEEKAPSEDYSNRTDREVSYKSPTPAIKDVKVVGTIDLDAINQRTRPPKKSKQERERDKRELKKKSLVPPKSTDDIVIKKNIVINEGEEDSDESETRKKRKRILKKDEKINIEASKTAKQEESKKKIKKIKKKKASKAEISEEDVQKQIKDTFARLGNKGKTKSSKHRRDKRDAVHQKMQAEMEQAELEKSILKLTEFVTVSELATMMDISVADIISTCMSLGLFVSINQRLDAETINIVAEEFGFDVEFVSVDIQEAIDEDEDEQEEHVESRPPIVTVMGHVDHGKTSLLDYIRKANVIAGEAGGITQHIGAYSVKLADGRTVTFLDTPGHEAFTAMRARGAQVTDIAIIIIAADDNVMPQTVEAINHASAAGVPIVFAINKIDKPGANPDKIREELAAMNYLVEEWGGKYQCQEISAKKGLNVEELLEKVLLEAEILELKANPKRKAIGSIIESSLDKGRGYVATVLVQSGTLRIGDVVLAGQYFGHVKAMFNERGSKMEEAGPSCPALILGLNGAPQAGDKFNVMGNEKDARALANKREQLQREQGLRTQKHITLDEIGRRIAIGNFQELNIIVKGDVDGSIEALSDSLIKLSTPEIQVNVIHKAVGQISEGDVMLAAASNAIIIGFQVRPSMGARKLAEKEEIDIRLYSIIYTAIEEIKSAMEGMLSPEFKEEITSTVEVLETFKITKVGTIAGCIVRDGKITRSSKVRVIRDGIVIFTGELGSLKRFKDDVKEVSKGFECGLNINNYNDIQTGDFIESFEEVAVKKTL, encoded by the coding sequence ATGGCAGTTAGACTAAGTAAAGTTGCTAGAGAATTTAACGTAGGTTTGTCCACGATAGTGGATTACCTGCAGGAAAAGGGGATTAAGATTTCATCTGATCCAAACGCGAAACTAACAGATGACCAGTACTCTTTAGTAGCAAAAGAGTTTTCTACCGATAGCGAGGCTAAAAAAGAATCCAATCGAGTAGATTTAAAAAATACACGGTTAAAAAAAGAAACGGTTACCATTGATAACATGAACAATGGTACGGAGGAACACGCTCCGGAATTTATATCTATAAAGGACGAGATTAAACTGGAAAATAAAATTAAGGTCGTGGATCACATCGACCTGAACAGACTGAATAAACAACAAAAACCGGAAGAGAAGGTTGAGGAAATAAAAGAGGTGAAGATCGAGGAAAAGAAAGAAGAAAAACCGGCAGAACCTCAGGTAAAAGAAACTCCCGTAGTTGCACAAAAGCAAGAACGGGAAGAAACTCAGGCTCCTGTTGCCAGAACTCCGAAAACGATCATCAAGCAACCGAAAGTTGAAACCCGTCAAGAGGAAAAAGCCCCGTCTGAAGATTATTCCAACAGAACCGACAGGGAAGTGAGCTACAAATCACCGACCCCGGCGATTAAAGACGTGAAGGTTGTCGGAACAATCGATCTGGACGCGATCAATCAGCGTACCCGACCCCCGAAGAAAAGCAAACAAGAAAGAGAAAGGGACAAACGGGAACTCAAGAAAAAATCTTTGGTTCCTCCCAAGAGTACGGATGACATCGTGATCAAGAAAAATATCGTGATAAACGAAGGTGAAGAAGATTCAGATGAATCGGAAACTCGTAAAAAGAGAAAACGTATTCTGAAAAAAGACGAGAAAATCAATATTGAAGCTTCTAAAACCGCCAAGCAAGAGGAAAGTAAGAAGAAAATAAAGAAGATAAAGAAAAAGAAAGCCAGCAAGGCTGAAATTTCTGAAGAAGACGTACAAAAGCAAATCAAAGACACGTTTGCCCGTTTGGGGAACAAGGGAAAAACCAAGAGTTCCAAACACCGGAGAGACAAGCGAGATGCCGTACACCAGAAGATGCAGGCTGAAATGGAGCAGGCAGAGCTGGAAAAGAGTATCCTTAAACTCACGGAATTCGTTACGGTTAGCGAGTTAGCAACCATGATGGATATTTCCGTGGCAGATATTATCTCAACTTGTATGTCCTTGGGCTTGTTCGTGTCCATCAACCAACGTCTGGATGCAGAAACCATTAATATCGTGGCAGAAGAATTCGGATTTGATGTCGAATTTGTGAGCGTGGATATTCAGGAGGCCATTGACGAGGATGAAGACGAGCAGGAAGAACACGTGGAATCCCGTCCGCCGATCGTGACTGTTATGGGACACGTTGACCACGGTAAAACATCTTTATTGGACTATATCCGTAAAGCAAACGTGATTGCCGGAGAGGCAGGAGGAATCACCCAACACATCGGTGCTTACAGCGTAAAACTTGCTGATGGTAGAACCGTGACATTCCTAGATACCCCGGGACACGAGGCGTTTACCGCCATGCGTGCCAGAGGTGCCCAAGTAACGGATATTGCCATCATCATTATTGCAGCCGATGATAACGTCATGCCGCAGACTGTTGAGGCAATCAATCACGCCAGTGCGGCAGGAGTACCCATTGTATTCGCAATAAACAAAATTGATAAACCGGGAGCTAACCCCGACAAGATCCGGGAAGAACTGGCTGCCATGAACTACCTCGTAGAGGAGTGGGGTGGTAAATACCAATGTCAGGAAATCTCAGCCAAAAAAGGTTTGAACGTAGAAGAACTTCTGGAGAAAGTGTTACTTGAGGCAGAAATCCTAGAGTTAAAGGCTAACCCGAAACGGAAAGCGATCGGTTCAATCATCGAGTCCTCGCTAGATAAAGGACGGGGATACGTGGCAACCGTACTCGTACAAAGCGGAACGTTACGCATTGGAGACGTGGTACTAGCCGGACAATATTTCGGACACGTGAAAGCTATGTTCAACGAACGCGGAAGTAAAATGGAAGAGGCTGGACCATCCTGCCCGGCATTGATACTCGGTTTGAACGGGGCTCCACAGGCCGGAGACAAATTCAACGTCATGGGTAACGAGAAAGACGCCCGTGCTTTGGCTAACAAGCGAGAACAACTGCAACGCGAACAAGGGTTACGTACCCAGAAACATATCACGCTGGACGAAATCGGTAGACGTATTGCCATCGGAAACTTCCAGGAGTTGAACATCATCGTGAAAGGAGACGTGGATGGTTCTATCGAAGCTTTGTCCGACTCTTTGATCAAGTTGTCAACCCCGGAAATCCAAGTGAACGTGATCCACAAAGCCGTGGGGCAAATTTCCGAAGGCGATGTCATGTTGGCTGCCGCATCGAACGCTATCATCATCGGATTCCAGGTACGTCCCTCCATGGGTGCTAGAAAGCTGGCAGAGAAAGAGGAAATCGACATCCGACTTTACTCTATTATCTACACGGCTATCGAGGAAATCAAATCCGCCATGGAAGGTATGCTATCCCCTGAATTCAAGGAAGAGATCACCTCTACCGTGGAAGTGCTTGAAACATTTAAGATTACCAAGGTGGGAACGATTGCCGGATGTATCGTGAGAGACGGAAAGATTACTCGTTCTTCAAAAGTACGCGTGATTCGGGACGGTATCGTGATCTTCACCGGAGAACTAGGATCATTAAAACGTTTCAAGGACGACGTGAAAGAAGTTTCCAAGGGATTCGAGTGTGGTTTGAACATCAATAATTATAACGATATTCAGACAGGAGATTTCATCGAAAGCTTTGAAGAAGTGGCCGTGAAAAAAACATTATAA
- a CDS encoding DUF6769 family protein, producing the protein MRKRQIAIIPLIFASMIMLLSSIMPHHHHGKLICFTPTHEHSSFIEKECHNEHDSTPTEGECEVRLLFQTSIVKQHHDECNCYPNIIPDQPFQSILPLAGLDHSLLLLGIPKEIPPIFYRERLHSITWSITSAGRAPPTVIA; encoded by the coding sequence ATGAGGAAACGACAGATAGCTATTATCCCGCTTATTTTTGCTAGCATGATTATGCTACTGTCGTCTATTATGCCTCATCATCACCATGGCAAATTAATCTGTTTCACGCCCACACATGAACACAGTTCGTTCATCGAAAAAGAATGTCACAATGAACATGACTCAACTCCTACCGAGGGTGAATGTGAAGTCAGATTACTATTCCAGACAAGTATTGTAAAACAACATCATGACGAGTGTAATTGTTATCCGAATATCATCCCGGATCAACCATTCCAATCCATACTGCCCCTTGCCGGGTTAGATCACTCGTTATTACTTCTCGGAATACCTAAAGAAATTCCACCCATATTTTACCGGGAACGTCTCCACTCGATCACGTGGAGCATCACCTCTGCCGGCAGGGCTCCTCCTACCGTAATAGCTTAA